The genomic stretch aagtgttgcaaacatgatgGGATGAGCAGCCAGGGGATGCAGGCCTCACCTGCCATACTCCAATGAAAATAAGGCACATGCTTATTGTCCGCTCTCCACCCAGTTTTTGAGGGGTTGTGCCATCAGAGGGGAGGCTGAGCTTGTCACTGCCCTACTTCTAATCTCTCCCTGTAGTAACAGCCTGTTAACTATACAGGGAGAGATGAGAGGTATGACAGCaaagagctcagcctcccctcttTGTAGCTCctgggtagcaccccagaatgccttgtggcacaaCAAGTGCCTCCTCAGCCACTGACCTCCTTGCACGCTACTGCTATCACGCATTAGATAAAAGGGGCTCTAACTCATTAAACCTTATGCCACAATGAACATTAATCTTAATAAAAAGATTATACTTTTGTGTAATTCTCTTAAGCTGCCTTAAGCATCGGCTGGCAAGAAGGCAGTACATAAATTTTTAAATTCATAAATCCAATGCCACATTTGTTGCTTTTTGTTGCAACAGACTAACATTGCAGTGTAATCCTTcaaagatttacagtgcaattctaaactTTATAAAAGTAATTCTGAATATCATAGGATATGATGGAACCTCTTAGACATCACCATAACTGTGTTCTGGCTGGGCTATGCCACCTCCACAGCAGCATACTAGTTTTGGGAATGGGTGTGGTGCACTGATGTCCCTGAAGTGTCTCTCTGTCACTGTATGTTACTTCATGGGCCTATCTTTAGGATAACTGCTGTCACTGTTTCCATTGATACAGTGGGAATGGCTGGCAAGTTTGCACCTATGTGAAGTTGTTTGTGCACTGTGTTTTCCCTTCCCATTTTTTGCTGAACTGTCATAGGATATATTGGATGTTACTTTACATCTACATAGAGGGGATGCTGGAACCAAGTGAGTGCAAAACTGCAAAGGTAGACTTACCATTACTACCACCAGAGGCCAACATGGAAGCAGGGTTTAGACACACAAAAGGAAGAGTCCACGGCAGTTTTGCCAGGGCTTTTCCACATCAACAGTTATATCTAAATTTCCTAGCCACGTTTTCTAGCTAAAATACACATTGCATGTAAGTGTCTTTTACAAGCAATTACTTGGaactaatatattttaaaatttatatccaGTGGTTTCCTTCCCACTCAGGGAAGGCGACTaacaatataaaaattaaaaacaataaaataacacCACGGCAGGGCAGATCTCTGTCTTCTTTGGctttcccctttctctgcttcttCTCCCTCACAAGGAAGTTGGCATTaaacatgtggggaggggggggaagaagggtcCAAGAACTCTCAaagcctgaggcagcatgtcagatGCTTTCTTTGTTAcctaatgatgtgccagcctctgttcctttcACTGATAGATATTCTCACTTAGCACtgctctcccctccacatttccccttcatttcctcttcttcttcctctgttctcctcttctttttccaatctagggcatcgattttcaaccagtgtgccacaaatggtctgcaggtgtgttgtgggaatttggaggagggtcaattattattagggccattgggggatattagccccccaccagcatggtgtgccttgtcaataatcaaaaagctgatggtgtgccttgacaattttagcaccttgtcagtgtgctctgagatttaaaaaggttgaaaatcgctgctctagggagtagaaggaggagcagagAAGGCAAGTAGGCAAACAGAGACAGGCACCCAtcaccattctgctgcctgaaatgactgcttcagttggcctgatGGAGGAATCAATCCTGGGTGCCGTCTGGCTGAAGAATAGCACTAGTGAAACCAGCCAGCTGCAgaacagcaaggaaaaaaagactGAGGGTGATGCACCTTTTGTGCGCTGTTGCCATGGTGaccacatgtcctctttttctaggacatgtcctcttttttagcctcatgtcctggaaaagaacttaaatgtcctccttttccctgtgagctctggggcagtgcatagccttcttgtatttaataaattatgtgcaatattattaaatttaaaactatacataatatagagcccaattctatgtttgtctactcagaagtaagtcccattatagtcaatggggcttactacctgaaaagtgtggataggattgggctctcagtgtttaaattaaccatatgaaatcaatccaggagtgttcttagcttttattttgtcatgtctagttttttcttggatgtcctgcaaTTTGGGGTGCcaggtcctcttttgtggttatgacacctggtcaccctggctgtTGCAAAATAGAAAGTGCATATGAACTGACCCCAATAAGAGGCACAGCAGGAGTTCAGTTTTCTTTTCATAAAACACTCATACAGCTATTAACAGGGAGAAAGCTCCAACCTTAAGGAAGATTTGAAATTGCTGAAAATAATGCCTTATAATACTTCAAGGTAAGCACTATTAAAGCAGAACTAatttagttttaaaatattatttcaaaGACAGTCTCTCACTCAGCTTAAGGTTTTAAAGTTGATCACCCCAAAATTTTATAACGAAAAACATTCTGGTATAAAAACTGATATAAAAACTACAAATGTGTCATATTCAATGCAAACTTCTAAACCCACCCTCCAAacatttaaaaaaggggggggcaacagcattaagactgccatcctatccacacttccctgggagtaagcctcactggctataatgggccttacttctgagtagacatgcagaggcttgggctctgaggctgccatcctatccacacttccctgggagtaagcctcactggctataatgggccttactttggagtagacatggaCAGGCTTAGGCTCTGCATAGGCACTCAGCAACAGCCCCACAGAGGCGGCGTGGCTCAACTTTCTGCACAGAGGCAGCAGGGCCCAGGTGCAGCTGCGGGCCGGGCAACGAGGGGTTAACGCCTGCTGGGGCCACTGCCGCTCACCTGCTCGAACCCATTCGGCAGCACGCAGGCCGCGCATGCGCAGTTCGTCGCACACGCGTGGGCGGGCCTTTGCTCAGCTCGGCGCCGgaagcggctgctgctgctgctctcgctctccctccctccgtccCGGAATCCGGCCCCGACCTGCCGTGGAGGTCTCGGGTCCCCGCCCTCCCGTCCCTCGCCGCGACCCCGGGCCCGCGCTCTTCTCCTTCCGCCATGGCGGAGTCCGGAGTCGCCGCTGCGGGGCGGCCGCTCACCGACGACGAGATGGCGGAGGTGAAGAAGGAAGTAAGTCCGCAGGAGCCGCCGAGGGGAAGCTCCGCTCAGGGCGCccggagggctctgtggggagGGGCGGCCAGAGGCGGGCTGGGGCGGAAGCCTCTGGGGCACGAGGAGCGCAGCCCCAGGCCCGTCCCCTTTCCTACGAGTAAGCCCGTGGGCCATCacggcacttacttctgagtaggcgcgCCGAGGCTTGGGCTACAACCctttccacgctttcctgggagtaggcgcCATTGAtaacaacgggacttacttctgagtaggcaggcataggactgggctctgaggctccaatcctatccacactttcctaggagtaagccttattgaccataatgggacttacttctgagtagacatgcataggagtgggctctgatgctacagtcctatccacactttcctgggagtaagccccactgactatcatgggacttacttctgagtagacatgcagaggatggggctctaagtCTAGTCCCAGCCTCTGTACAGCTGACCATCCCTGGACTTTCTCTGGGCTCCTGTGTTTTTGAGAAGCTCCCAGAAAGTGAGGGATCTCACTAGGTGTGGCTTTTCCTGTCCCTTGGAAGGGGCACTGCTTGACTCTGTGGACAGTGCTGGGACCCTCCTCAGTAGGCCTCActggtgcttcctcctcctcctgccttcagtgggtgggtgggtggaatttCCAGGATTGGGGGAGGTTTTTGTCCTGGTATCTGTCAGCCTCCTTGTTCTCCCTGAACTCTTCTTCCCCAAAGCATGGTGGTGATAAAAATCTGGCAATAAAAAGGTATGGCTGTTAGAGCAGCGAACATCCCAGGCATTGAGGCACATCTCAAGCAGTGAGGCGTCTACCAACCATTTCAATAAGAAACAGAGAAGGATGGTAAATCTGTCACCCTTGACTCAGAATCACAGGAAATGGTTGAGGTGGGGCTACTGTGGAGGAGCGTTAACCAAGGAGCAAGAAGATCCCCCAAACAGCATGCTTTCTACTCCAATGTGCAAATTTCTATGTAGGAGTTTCTTCTGGAGTGTTAGGAATTCCCCTCTTTGATAGCCATGTTTGACACACTCATGAGTCAGTGGTAGCAGTTCTTGTCAACTCCTCCAGTTCTATTTCTTTTTTCCTACTATAAAGTTCACACACAGTACAACATTTGCTGAAAACTATACATCTCTTTAGTCATCTGTTAGTTTGTATTTAGTAATTTGTGCTTTGGAATAACGTCCAGAGAGGTTGAACTGATATCACATTCTCCTGGCGGATTTCTTTATGACTTCAATTTTAAGCTACAATTCTTTCATCTAACATGAAAGTAGATTTGAGTCCTCACTGTGCGGCTTTTTTGGCTTTGTGAACATTGGCTGATGACACTGATGCATGATGGTAAAATCCAGTATGAAATTCAGAACCACAACTTTTTAGGCTAAATGTAAAATCCTTTCTTTCAATTTAGTAAGACCTCTCAATTTAGAATATTGGTTAGTCTTGCATCCTTGCATCCTTGGTACCTTAGAATGTTTCTGTCATAGCACTCTGCCTCCTGAGACCTTCCAGTGAGGCCTTGCACTATATGTGATGGTGATCCACAGCCTTTTCTGTAAAGGTGATACACTTCTGGAAGAGCTTATACGATGCAGTCCTTGGGGTGTTCTAGGATATTTTTCTAAGGCACATTTGTCCAATTGGATCTTAAATGAGCTGATTGCAATTTGAGTTCCATAAATGGGGAGTAGCTACTAAGAGcacttctctgtgtgtgtgcctgtaGTGAGGCCTATCCGTTGTCCTGTATGAATTATGTGTTGTATAATGTGGCTATATACATTAGTGCCATGATGGATTCCATGATGGATGCACAAGGATTCCTTGGCAGACAAGTCAATTTGGAGAGTATTCCCTGAAGCACACTGACAGAGCAATCCTACACTTGTTTACTCAAAATCAGTCCTACTGAGttgtgggcttactcccagaagagTGTACATAAAATTTAGTCAGAAGCAGAGCCATCCTGAGAAGACCTGAGGCCTGGGGCAACTCATCCAATGCAGTGCTGCTCTGTTATGACCATATATTGGTCACTAAAGCATGATgccccagttgccctacccaaggATGGCTCTGGCCAGAAGAATCTTTTTCTGTCTGTGATACAGTTCACACAGTGTGTTGCTTTGTGTTACTTTGTCAACAGTAAATGCCATGTTAAATCTCTAGAAAATGTATTTCAAGATTTTAGTTcctttaaagattaaaaaaagtCTTCAAATGCCAGTGACAAATGGGCAGGCTAAGCAGATAATGCATTCTGGGTTATGACTTACCAGTGCTTCTTGGGCAAATCATAATGTTATTGGCAGCACAGTGATGCAAATATCAGTAAGGCTGCAGTGATTGGTAAATGAATGCATCAAGAATTatgaaaaaagaattttttttatgaACCAAAGGCTTGTCAAATGAATCAAGTTGAGTATGTGATGGTGCAGTGGCCTCAATTATCTTTGGCATACCTTTCCTGCATGTTGTGTTTTCACTTCCTTATTCATTAGTAGTTATGCTTTGAAGTGTAAGGGGAGAAATTCAGTAGCTTTTGAACATTAGCTTGAAAGAATAACGGGATAAAGGAGCATTGATGCATAGTGTGAAGGAAAACAAGCCACGCGCctcacaaatatttattttttttaagaatatttatatactgcttttcaacaaaaagtagttcacaaagcactttatgtaGCTAGGCAACAAATAAATGGTTCCTGGTTTCCAAATGATTAACAATCTCAAAGAACCAGCAATGgctactggaaaagatgtcatgctgagtgaagaggaacagttgcctGCTGAATAGAAGGGGGCACCACTGTAAAAAAATGCTTCATCAGTAATCTTTGTAAATCAGATTTATGCTACTTAAATTGGAGCCTAAACTTTCttcagcttaggctgcaatcctaaacacattttcctgagagtaatccccattgaacaaaataggacttacttctgaatagacctggttaggattgtggcctaagtctgttagagcagtggttcccaaactttttatcatTGGGagccacctaaaaaaagtttcattttaccaaccACTCTGTCTATAACTTTCTCTTCAACAAAGAAGGGAAAGGTTTGGAAAAGGTTAAGACTTATTTAACCAGTTCATGTATCTGTGAAAAGGTGTGCAGGCATGTTATAGGTATGAAAAAGATGATTAATCCCAGGGGAAAAGATTCATATTACATGCTTCGTAAATAGTGTATGTTTGAATGAGTTGCTTGGTCACTTTTAGCTTGAGGAGTAAGTATAGGGACACAAGAaagaaggtttttgtttttttatgtaCATCACAATTAGTGACAGCACATTTGGTTGGTGTGGCTGCCATATGCCCTCCTCCCAATATTAAAACAGCAAACTAAAGGTGCCATAATGTGCAAACTCAAAGTTGCCTATTGCAGCAGCCTTATCCTATTCTACATAATACTTGTGCATCACAGTTATTCATTacttcatttcctcttcctccttcaccaGTAATTGAATGAAGCATGGGTCATTGTAGTGACTTTATGTGGTAGAGTTATATATAATGAAATGTTGTGAACTTTTGTTCATCAGTACTTAATACCTGGGAACAGCACTCTTGTGTAGGTTACCTCAGTAACACTTAAAACAGGATTGCAATAACTGAGTGAGTTTGTGGGAGAAGTGAAATTTGAACCAGGGATTTCCTATTTTGTAGCTCATGCACTAATCGCCATCATACTCTCTAATCGCAAAATTGCTAGTTTCAAGCCTGAAATAAAATGGACCCACCCCAAAATAAGGTAGTGTCTGTGTATGCTTGCAGGGTCAAGATTCCCTAGGTAGACATAAAAATATATGGATCTATGGAAACTCCATATGACATATGAAAGTCCAAAAGAGCTCTGAACCTGAGCTCTTTTGCAGTATGACACAGTGGGATGAAGCTTGCAAAGGGATGGGAAAATGTCCTTTTTCCTCTCTCACACAACTTCCCCTGCTCTGTGAGCCCAAAAAATCACTGTGATGCTGCTACTTTAGACAGAATAGGAGCATACTTGTTAAGAACTGAAGATACACTGCAACGTTTTGTTGTTTCTCTTGTATGATACAATTTCCTACATAAAGTGACTTATAACATTTTGTATGTTATATTCATTAGTCCCAAACACTGCACCTGCTGATCATATTACCATTGTTAACATTAGCACTAGTtattaataaagaaataaatgaacAGATTAACATTAATTCAGCTAACATGCTCTTATCTTTATGCAAGGTTTTAGAACGGCTGCGTCGCTATCTGTGTGACAAAATAATTGCAGAAAGACACTTTGATTATCTTCGTTCAAAGAAAATACTCAGTAGAGAGGACACTGAAGAAATCTCTTGTCGAACCTCAAGTAGAAAAAAAGCTGGGAAGCTCCTAGATTACTTAGCAGAACATCCTAAAGGACTAGATGCCTTGATAGAATCTATTAGATGTGAAAGAACACAGAATTTTCTTCTGGAAAAGATAACTGATGCAGTCTTGAAAGCAAAAAATGAAAAACTGGAAGCTCTTAAAGGTATGtttaataaatattatataatgTATGTACTCTAGTTCAAGAAGCTTTATAAAATTAATAGACTTGAAGCTTAAACTAATCTCAGATatatgtcccactgaattcatgGAGATTTACTTACAGATAACTATGTGCAGGATTGCCTTCAAAGTTTTCTGCCTTCAGTTGTAAACATTAATAGTGAATGTTGGTGCTATTTGTACTTTTAGCTTATATAAGGCACAACTTAGTGGCGACAAACAAGCCAGAAGACTCAATCTAGTGATTAGACAAAGAATATACTCAAAGCCTGAGGTAGATATAGGTGGGTGCTGTGAAGGCTGAAGgatgtgcaaatgtgcttttaGGAAAAGGGGGGTATTCCCAGCCTAATCgaacctaaatccctgtgtggcaatgcagcagtgccagctgtGCTGCATTCCGCAGAGAATTTGTGGCTACTGGAGGTGATGTTACTTACAGCAACCTGGTTATTGGTACCTGCCCTTTTACTTGTGCTTAGATGCCCAGTTGGCAGGTGCTTGCCAATTCCAGCTGGTGAACTGGCTATAACTGTTGTCCTACATGGACTCTAAAGATGACAGTGAATCCACAAAATCGCCTGTCTGCTTGGCAATGCAATTTTTCTGCAACAGTAATGATTTTAAAGTGTGTGAAAGAAGCTTCTTCCCTTGGTGAGCTTATATTGACACTTCTGTTAAGAAAAATAAATGGAGAAAACAAAGTTAACAAAGGGGGAGCTCGATCCTTGCAGGGCTACAGAAACCCAGATCTCCACTTATATGTTAAGACTTAAAAGGCACATGATAATTAGCTAAGAATCTTTTCATGGTTGACAGCTTGTCTTGATTCTGAAGCCCGAGCAGTTGCGTGGGGAGCTGGAATGCTTGGTTGTATATGAGGCCTCTCCTCCTCTTATGAAGGCCTGTCTTGAAACTTGAATTTCCTGAGTTGTTTTGTAACATGAGAAGATACAGTTGGAAaaccaaatgtttaaaaaagtCTTGTGTGTGCATGAAAGCATGTCTGAAACCATTTGAAAAACTGGTTTGAATGTAAAAATGTTGCCACAGTGTGAATGATCTTGCAAGCCAACTTCTTCCAATTTTGAGATCAGAAGTTCATATAGAAACACTCTcccttaaattttttaaaaacactataTATTCTAAAGCGTATGCAAAtcatttgttttatatttatttcAGGATTGAACTGCAGCAACTGCATGGGTTCAGCATGTGAGCAAACAAACAATCTCTCTAGGTCCCAGTCAAATGAATCTAATTTATTTGAAAAACGAAAAGACCAAGAAACCACATGCCTTCACCGGCCAGAGGGATATAGTACATCTCCTTTTGTATCTGCTGCTTCTCTTTGTTCAATGAATTTACCTATTACAGAGGTTGGAAATGTAGATAACTCAGTTTTCTCTGCTACACTTCCTGGACCTGGAGACTCTGGAGCACCAGCTCTTCCGCCACAATTACAGAATGATCCGGAGGAGACAAGTACTACCTCAAGTGACAATGCCTTTCTGCCTTTAAGATCCCGCTCACTTCTTCCGCAGTGACCTGTGACTTCCTTGTTCCTTGATTAAAGGGTAAAAGATCTTGTACCATTTTGCAGAACAGTTTTGTAAACTGTAAGGTCACCATGGATCATGAGAATTCTCATGGTAGCTTGCTTCAaaaattacatacatacatacataagacctttattggcatagataatggaaatacgaaacaacaaccaaacattaaacattcagaacacacaataaaataaagcactcgtaatcatccaataccccctccccccattcaccataatatagtggaagacccagaattccgtcctgccagaatcccagaaacaaagttggcaaccttgtcaagagagtcagtttcctctatggaaagaagagtttgtaatttaaatgaatcctcccagccctgcattttgttcagcagtggagccagatagatcttacgaagggtatcatggagtgggcagtaaaaaaatatatgatgtaatgtctccacacaattcctgtcacaggtacatcctctttctgagtagggaa from Tiliqua scincoides isolate rTilSci1 chromosome 4, rTilSci1.hap2, whole genome shotgun sequence encodes the following:
- the BCL10 gene encoding B-cell lymphoma/leukemia 10, giving the protein MAESGVAAAGRPLTDDEMAEVKKEVLERLRRYLCDKIIAERHFDYLRSKKILSREDTEEISCRTSSRKKAGKLLDYLAEHPKGLDALIESIRCERTQNFLLEKITDAVLKAKNEKLEALKGLNCSNCMGSACEQTNNLSRSQSNESNLFEKRKDQETTCLHRPEGYSTSPFVSAASLCSMNLPITEVGNVDNSVFSATLPGPGDSGAPALPPQLQNDPEETSTTSSDNAFLPLRSRSLLPQ